One genomic region from Nymphaea colorata isolate Beijing-Zhang1983 chromosome 10, ASM883128v2, whole genome shotgun sequence encodes:
- the LOC116262725 gene encoding auxin-responsive protein SAUR32, whose translation MGVESVERNMPSFHLHLPHLHHHGHGRKVAEALCKDVPKGCFAILVGQGAEQQRFVVPIIYLNHPLFVQLLKEAEDEYGFDQKGTINIPCHVAQFQYVQGLIDKEKQHSSHHVGCFRA comes from the coding sequence ATGGGTGTGGAGTCTGTGGAGAGAAACATGCCAAGCTTCCATCTGCATTTGCCCCACCTTCACCACCACGGCCATGGGAGGAAGGTGGCGGAGGCGCTGTGCAAGGACGTGCCCAAGGGCTGCTTCGCGATTTTGGTAGGCCAAGGGGCGGAGCAACAGAGGTTCGTGGTGCCTATTATCTACCTGAACCACCCGTTGTTCGTGCAGCTGTTGAAGGAGGCGGAGGACGAGTATGGGTTCGACCAGAAGGGCACCATCAACATCCCTTGCCATGTCGCCCAGTTCCAGTACGTCCAGGGGCTCATCGACAAGGAGAAGCAGCACAGCTCCCACCATGTTGGTTGTTTCAGGGCCTGA
- the LOC116262860 gene encoding uncharacterized protein LOC116262860 gives MMKEEKQRRYPPLASRLFRPVAYVLLLFLSYAFGFYSGIFVKPPINNSNTDVKNLTAERLSYSNSFFNSDHFRFGSGCANPIPSELIKQTVLAHIFNGTSPFIGFPPPHLQPLLQKRRIKGWGSNGDVFENLIRRVKPRTIIEIGTFLGASAIHMGQVTRKLGLSAQIFCVDDFRGWPEFNRKLRRMSYVNGDVLLLQQFMQNVNYMNMTEMITPIPFSSSSALVKLCEWGVVADLIEIDAGHDFHSAWSDINLAYKVLRPGGVIFGHDYFTMADDRGVRRAVNLFAKAKGLRVEVDGQHWVIDST, from the coding sequence ATGATGAAGGAAGAGAAGCAGAGAAGATACCCACCTTTGGCTAGCCGATTGTTCAGACCAGTAGCTTATGtactcctcctcttcctctcttatGCCTTTGGCTTCTACTCCGGCATCTTTGTTAAGCCACCTATCAACAACTCCAACACGGATGTCAAGAATTTGACGGCAGAAAGACTTTCCTACTCTAATTCTTTCTTCAATTCCGATCATTTCCGGTTTGGAAGCGGATGCGCCAACCCCATCCCATCAGAGTTGATTAAGCAAACTGTCCTAGCTCACATCTTCAATGGCACTTCGCCCTTCATCGGCTTCCCTCCTCCCCACCTGCAACCGCTGTTGCAGAAAAGGCGCATCAAAGGATGGGGCTCAAATGGGGATGTCTTTGAGAATCTCATCCGCAGAGTCAAGCCAAGAACCATAATTGAAATTGGCACTTTCCTTGGGGCATCCGCCATACACATGGGGCAAGTTACACGGAAGCTTGGTTTGAGTGCACAGATCTTCTGCGTTGATGATTTCAGAGGATGGCCCGAGTTCAACAGGAAACTCAGACGTATGAGTTACGTCAATGGCGACGTGTTGCTGCTCCAACAATTCATGCAGAATGTGAATTACATGAACATGACGGAGATGATAACACCCATACCGTTCTCTAGCAGCTCAGCGCTGGTGAAGCTCTGCGAATGGGGCGTTGTTGCGGATTTGATTGAAATCGATGCAGGCCATGATTTTCATTCGGCTTGGAGCGACATCAACTTGGCATACAAGGTTCTAAGGCCAGGGGGAGTCATCTTCGGCCATGATTATTTCACCATGGCTGATGACAGAGGCGTCAGAAGGGCTGTAAATTTGTTTGCAAAGGCGAAAGGTCTGCGAGTGGAGGTCGACGGCCAACATTGGGTTATTGACTCCACGTAG